In the genome of Lathyrus oleraceus cultivar Zhongwan6 chromosome 4, CAAS_Psat_ZW6_1.0, whole genome shotgun sequence, the window CTTTGAGTGTGCGATCACAAAGAAGATTTGGAAGGAGACTCTCAATAGGCTTGGGCTGGAGTATATCCATATTGATTGGAATGAGCATACTGCTTGGCAACAAGCTAAAGGGAAGGGCAACAAAATGCGTATTTTCAAAGCTGCGCTGGCTGAAACGGTTTACCACATTTGGTGGGTGAGAAACAGGATTTGTTTCCAACAGGGGAGGAAGGAAGAGCTTCAAAGCCAACATATTCATGACATACTTATGGATAGATTTAGAATGAATAGAAAATTGACAGCGTATTGTAATAGCCTTTAGTGGTCATCGTTTGTATTCGTGTCGGTTGGGGTCTGGATCTGAGGATCGGCGTGTACTTCTTTGTTTTTGGCAATAAAgattattattattccaaaaaaaaaaaagagggaTTGAATTGTAAGATTAACACTCCAATGTTCAATTGAGTATGAGAGTGAGATGAGTGAATGAAATTTGAACTCAAAGTGTGATAACTCATTATTTGTGAAAGATTCAAGCCTTTAATACTTGACTTTATTTTATTATTACAAGCTTTATTAGGATAATTTAAgtttattttgttgttttaagTCATTTTGTGAAGAACATAATAAATGCTCTTTTTTGTGTGTTTTTATGTAATTATCACTCGTGTATGATTGCTTTATAATAAGCTCTGGCACGACAAACTAGACGTGTCATTTCTACCTCAAATTTTAGAAAAATGTTAGATATAAAAGAGTTTCCAAGGAATGACACGGTCCTTAGCATTAGGAAAAAACATGGCAATGATAcaagggtaatgctaacttgtgccccaagggcaCAAGTTAAGAGATAAATTCTTGGAAATTGTATATTGAATTTATTAGaaatttataattaataattttatttattttttcaatacaaattttctatttgtgggtttcttaacatgtgcccttggggcacaagttagcattacccatGATATAAAGATTGAAGTGCAAGTGAGTTAAAAAATTGAATGGATAAGATCAAACACTATAGGACAAAATTCTGAAAAGTTGATGTGCACAAAATTATGCACTTTATTGTCTGTTTACGCAACAGACCTGCCACATACGTGTTGTCCCCTGCATGCTAGAAATTATACTACCTGGAGCTGATTTGAAGAAAAGAAGAAGGAATATGATGTGTTTATTAGGCCAAAAACAAAAAATATCCACAAGACTCATGATACAATGACAAGACATAACCCTAAAAAGGTTATAGGTTATAAAAGGAACCCCATGGACAAAATGAAAAATAGATTCAGAAGTTGATAGAAGTGAGAAATTACTCTAAAAAATATCTtattgaagaagaagaagtctGAATCAGTAGTGAAGAGTTCCTTTTATTCTCCATCAATTGAAGAAGTGTTGAACATACTAACATGATAGAACTCGCCTCCTGCTGATTGAGCATTTGTTAGGAGTAAAAAGTTATACTTAGGTTTATATTTTCTTTTCATTAATGTTAGAAACGTTGAATGTAAGAACCTGTTTTGCTGTATTTCTTTTGCTCATCATGAGCTAAAACCTCTTTATGTTGAGCAATGTGAAGTTTAATGAAAAATAGTATTTTGTGTTAAATGGTATGATTTGAAGTGATGCATTTTACTATGTGAAATAATTTTATACATCTATTTCTTTGCTTGATCACCTTAGAAACATGTAGAAGTTGGTTAAGGGTTGAGAGATCTATTAACCAACAGACTTCATATTAAATATGGTTAATATAACAAAAGTGGAGTTATACTTAATAAAAAATTTAGCATGCAATAATTGTTCATCTTTTGAGTAAAAAATTGTGGATATCAAAGACATCATAGAATAAATTGCAAAAGAAATGAGGAGATTGCAAGATAGGGGAAGATGTACAATATAAGGGGAGAAATTAAATGTCAAGCAAAAATTTTCCATCAATGTGTTTTGTCATAATAAAAAAGGAGATTGTGAAGAAGATTTTCATCATTCTCCATAACttagttttgatgaagacaaaatGCTTATCAATGAAGAAATATCAACGAaaaaaaatttggaattaaaaaTCAAGAATGCATAAGCAGATAAGCTTATGAATATTTTGAAAGTAAAACAAATTGATCTTGATGCTAAGATACTCAATTGcaattcattatttataaattttaaatGCTTAAAAAATAATCACGTGTAAAAATTTTCAAATTATCACGTGTAAAAATCTTTGTAGCAAAGACATAAACAGTTGAATTTTAAAATAACTATCTCCACTTTTTAAGTCAAGTCCGTTGCACTTTTTAAGTCAGGTCTGGTTAACTGATTTAACCAAACCTGTTGCTGTTTGAAATTTACAAAATCATTTGAAACTAAAAAATTATTCTGCATTTGTTAAGTTAAGTATCCGTTTAATCAACTTAAAAAGTCTTGTACATAATTCAAAATTGTGTGTTTTTATGAACTATTTTCATTCTAAACTATTGCAACCTTTGATAAAAATGTCTCAAACTTTTACATCAATTCATACAGGTTTCTTAGGATGTATTTAAGACAAAATACATCATAAATTCAAATGACCTCTTTCATACAAATTTTAATACAATTCAAATTAATTTTCTAAGTGTTCATTCATTTTAAAAGTGTCGAAACTTTATGCATAACATTCAAATCATTCATAAAAGTTTCGTAATATTTTTTGAGCACTTAAAGTTCATATATTATTGAATTGTACATTGAAAGAAAAAATCACGTGTCTATTGAAATTGATTCAAGAACAACTTTATATATTCAAGTATTGATCACCGTGTGTGCGGTGACTTAATTTGTAAAGAAAGTGTGTGTACTTTCTAAAATCGTTTGCAAATAGAAAGTGATATATTTTCTATTTGTGTTGGAAAATGTTCTTTGATTCAAGGAGATTCAAAGTCCACCATTGTTGttggtatttttgaaattcaAGAAAGTGATGTGTTTCTTTGTTGTTGTTAGAAGATTGTAGGAGAAATCTTGATGTGGGACTTGTACAAAGATCTAACAATAATGAAAATCTCTCACGGGATGTGAGGAGACTAAATGTACCCTTGGTTGATATGAAGAACTATTATAATGCCTTGTGTCCATTTACTTTACTGCACTTTACTTTTCTATTTCTCATTCATTCATTTGTTCACAATTCTGGAAAATTACAAGAAACCAGTGAGACGCTTAAAATCTCTAAAAACACCAATAAACCTAATTCACCCTCCTCTTAGGTTGTGTGTTCAATACTTACACCATCCTATGCACCAATAGACATGAAGACGAAACTCAGTGGTTCTTTAGGTAACCCTTACCATGATCCAACTGAATATTGTAGCCTTGCTGAAGCATTGCAATACTTGACGTTTACTCGACCCGACATCTCATATGTCGCACAACATGTGTGTTTATTTATGCATGATCCAAAAACACAACACATTTCTACTTTGAAACCCATTATTCGATATATTCATGGTACCATAGAGTTCGGCCTCCATATGTATCCTTCATCCATCGACAAACTCATCTCTTACACATATGCATATTAGGCTAGTTGTCCTGACACTAGAAGATCTACCCATGGTTATTGTGTTTATCTTGGTGATAATTTAATCTCATGGTCTGACAAACACCAACATACCTTATCTTGTTCAAGTGCCAATGCAGAATACACAAGAGTAGCTAATGTAGTGTCTGAATCATATTGGCTTCACAACTTACTCTTGGAACTATGTTGTCATGTCACAAAAGCTACTTTGGTCTATTATGACAATATAAGTGTGATTTATCTCTCTGACTATCCAGTTCAACATCAACGCCTCAAGCATAGTGAAATGGATATAGATTTTATGCATGAGAAAGTTGCTCGCGATCAAATACGTGCTCTCCAGATTCCCTTTCGCTTTCAAAttgctgacatattcacaaaggGACTTCCATTGCAACTCTTTAATGACTTTCGAGATAGGCTCAACATTTCTTCACCTCCAGTTTCGATTAAGGGGGTGTATTAGAATATATATAACTATAGAAAGTCTATTATCATAATTGATTGTAAATGATTAACATATTAGAAATTGAACTTGAAAGCATGCAAAACCATTGAAATTGAAAAGAAATGAGTATGCAACAAATGTGAATTTGTTATTCTCCAAGAATAAgagtgatgatgatgaatcaaaTTTGTCGAAAATTTGTAAACAATGTAACATAAGATTTTTTTTGTTAATATTAAAAAATGGATATTTCTAAAAAATGTAATTTAATATCCTATGTAAACAAAGTAATTTGTATTtttaaaacatttgttttcctCGATTTTTGACAAAAATCAAGAGTTGTGTGGCGctagttttgaaaatataaaaaatgtTTTTGATGTGGATCGAACCAATGACCATTTCAACTACCCCCAGTTAATCAGAAAATGAGGGGTAAAGTGACAAATTTTCATGTCACCCTTAGTTACTTCGATTTTGTAACTAAAATAAAATCTCTTTCATGACCAAGGTAAAGTGTGTTTTTTTAGTAATGTTTACACCTTTGATAGCCCCGGGTCCGGTGATATCAAAATGACTCTGCCTGATCTTCATTGTAGTTTTTTACTAAGTCATCGCAGAGCTTGGGTAGTAATACATGGTTAGAATCAATGGTACCAACCCCTCATAGTTACTCATTCCGATGTTCCAACGATGTTGACAATCTGTTGACTTCCATCAGTAGATCTCTCAATAAGTTGTTATATTAAGTGTTCATTGTTGGTGCTACCAAGGCGTTGAGTTAGGGTGTGGTGTCGTCTCCTTATAGGGGATAATGCAGTGGAAATGATTCTTCAAATTGTATGAAGATCCCTAAGGGTGGTTGAAGATTGTTGTTTGGTGGAGGGACAAGATGACCTTATTTACTTGTGGAGGTTTAATCAGTTTCTCTTGGTTTGAGGAGGATCTTGTGAGTTCGTCTTTGAGGTTGTGGTTTGCCCCCACGATCTCGCACTAGCGAAAGATCAGGGAGGGAGAACAATTGAAGTTTTGTGTAGTTCTTCTCACACGCCATTATGACATTTGAATAGAGTGTTTGGACTAATGTTTTAAAAAACGGACCGAACTGACTTGTTTAACCGGGAATCGGAGATGAATCCGATTGGGTGAATCTTTCAAAATCGCTAGTGACTCAAAATCTGAGTAAAACCGGATTGAACCGTCCAAAACCATTTGAACCAAAGAACCGGAGCCGATTTTGTAAAACCGTCCGGTTCAAAAAAATTCATCAAATTGACCACTTTTTAAATTCttttataaattttaatatgtcaatatcaaaaTTTAATATACATTCCCAATCACAAAAAAAATTCTGTATTTTTTTACAACCATACAAACTTCTAAATTTTGTCACTCAATTATAATTTTTCTTTCAACCACACTCCATCATAATCACGCCGTCTCTTTCAAACATAATCACGATATCCAACTCAACATTGATTCTCGTTCAAGtcaatattgtttgttgttgtcaaTTAAGATTTATTTGTTGTAGTTTAATTCAAATTcgttttttgttttgtttaatgaagtatattgtatattttgtttttgatattttatcttatttaatttaggtattcttaattatttgaattttattttagttattatattttatttattgaaTTTTAATTTAAATTAGTTCAACTTAGTTTATTGTAAATTTTTAATTTGGTTTAATTGTTCTTAAATGAATGTTGGAATGAAGTGTAGAACTATGTTATATTGTTATATGTATTATTAATATTGTTGTATTAAATTTGTAATGAgtttttgaaatatttattttattaagttgtgaaGATATGATTATATGTGACATATTTatgaaatttatttttatattattagtttatttaatgAACAGTTCGACCGTATGTTTAATCAGTTGAATAAATTGAACCTTAATCTGTAAGTTTCACGGATCGATCTCCGATCCAATTTTTAAAATATTGGTTTAAACTTTAAAAATAATTATAAGTACTTTAACACTAAAGTAAGTGTTTATCAGAAACAAGAGGTATTTTTGATCTTAAAAAATATGTATTTAGATTTGACATATCACTCCATCTTTATAAATGAATTATAGGATTTGGAGAACCTTACCAGAGATAATTTATTTTAGATGATTTGAAATTTGTAAATTGAAAATCAATCCTTAGTGAAAAGAATTTATTTTAGAGAGAAATCTCATTAATTTTAGTGGTGTCTTTTGTCCTTTTTGTTATGTGGTTTTTATGCATCGTCCTATTAACTTTTAATGACTTGTAAGGTGGTGATTTCAATTTATTATAGGAGTGGGTTAAAATATTACTGACACTTATAGATATGTTCTTATTTTTTTGATGGTCCGTATATGATTAAGGGGTTTTCTTATGAATTGCCATGTTATGATTTGATCGATTTTTGAAAATTTGGAATGATATAGTGTTCTTAGATAAACTTGTAACTTCGAAGAATGTAGAAACTTGATATTCTCTTTCCGTAAAAATGGTATCTTAGTAGGTTCGTGGATATCTTCCGTGCTTTCTCGATCTGTCTCGCGAATCATATCATACATGTGAGTCAATAGCGATTTGAATGTCTGCAACTTCTCTTTAGTGTTTTCTCGGTGTTAATATGGATTTTGGTGATCTCTTTAATGTGTGTTATGGGACATTTGTTTTTTCTTTTTGTATTGGTGATTAGTTTCTTTTTGTACTCCCTTAATCTTTAGTACCTCTTTATTTATATATATTCTATTTGCTTTTAAAAAATGTTATCCAATCTGTCCTAACAATATGAACCGAACTCATAAGAATGACTTTTGCATTAATTTATGTTCAACTCTAGGCAGAACCAAACACAATCTAGGCAGCACTCCTTCAAATTGAGAGTCATTAAATTTCACCAAAACTATCCTCCTTAGTTCAATCATTAGCCCTCCATTTTTATCTCTGCTACATATTCCGATTTCTCTGCAAGAAGTGGTTCTTCCAAATCTGTTCTATTACTTCTTTCATCATCCACCATGTTTGATTGTGGCAGCTCTTGTTTAGTCCCATCAAAGTCTTTGGCTTTACCCCATAAGACAATATACAAACCAACGGTCACCCCAATAGCCCCTACCAAACTGAAAATTAACATAGATGCATGTCAGTGAATAGACCAAACACAATTATCATACAATTCTACATGTATGTCTATACGTATGTAATGTATTAGTACCTTCCAACGTATAGCTTTTCTTCTAGGAACGTAGCAGCTACCAAAGCTGTGATAACAGTTGCTAGAGGGTTGAACATTGCACAATACAATGGACCTCTTTCTGATATGCACCATGATTGAATGAAGAAGCTAACAGCAATTCCAATTCCCTATATATACATCAAAAAGTAGCAATTTTAGTATTTGACGAAATTGCGATAATTGATTCCAATTGGACATGTCACAGACTTACTGCATATAAACTGCATGAAATTTGTAAAGGTGAAGGTAAAATCCATGCTTGAAGATCTGGCTCTTTCAGCAGTGCAAACATAGCAGACTGTATCGTAGCGAAAAGACACATCCAAAACGTCGACAATACATGATCCGGACACGACGAAGAAATCGGAACCTGCATAATCATCCAACATGACCAAAAAACACTACTTGCTAAGAGCAACAAACAACCCAGAATCCAATTATCATCTTCACTAGCAGTGACATGTTTTGAATCAGGAAGAAAGAACTCCATGTGTAACAATTTATGTCCTTTGAGAAACGCCATGGTTAAGGCTCCACTGACACAACAAACTGTCCCTAATATCTTGGCCACGTTTCGTAAACTTCGAAGATTGATTTTCTCATATCTAATCAATCATAAAAACAGAAATGTTATTCGTCATAATCATATTAATAAAAGTTTCACTAGATGCTTATTGGTTCATTTCCCATTATTTACTTTCACTGTATTAATCCTGATATTATTTTTCTGTTTATACTTATAGAGAGCTATTACCCCAAAATTGCTGCAAATACAAAAGTTAATGCAGGTATCAAATTACTCATAGCAGTAGCTGCGGTAGAAGATGCATAGAATAATCCACTAAAATATGCATTCTGATTTGCTGTAACCCTGCATGTAAACAATAACTTAAACTAGTTATAACATATACCAGAAACATGACACCATCACAGATACTTCGACACAgataataatttaaataaatgaATACTTCGACACAgataataatttaaataaatgaataaattaaacATAATCATAAGTGTCAGTGTTGATGTCAGACGCAGACACTAACTACAGAGATTATAACTGCACCATAGAAAGAATTAGAGGTGTTTTGAGAAACTATACCCAATAAGAGAGGTCATAAACATCAAAGAGAAACTCTTCCATCCTAGTGAAGTCTTCAAAGATTGTCTTCTACAATAAAAAATCAAAAAGTTACAACAAGAATTGTCTTCTAGAATAAGAGATGAAAACTCCATTGAATAATATATTTTTACCTCTTAATAGATGAAAAGATGATAGGTGCCAATGAGAAAGTGGCTATGCCTTGTCTATACACTACAAAAACGGTTGGAGTCAATCCATCTAATAGAGCAGCTCTTGTAAACATGGCAAGCAGTGCATAATGAAACTGTAACCCTATCATAACCATTACCGGAAGATAACCATCTAAAACACCCATTTTCAGATGCTCT includes:
- the LOC127138494 gene encoding WAT1-related protein At4g28040 isoform X2 yields the protein MGVLDGYLPVMVMIGLQFHYALLAMFTRAALLDGLTPTVFVVYRQGIATFSLAPIIFSSIKRQSLKTSLGWKSFSLMFMTSLIGVTANQNAYFSGLFYASSTAATAMSNLIPALTFVFAAILGYEKINLRSLRNVAKILGTVCCVSGALTMAFLKGHKLLHMEFFLPDSKHVTASEDDNWILGCLLLLASSVFWSCWMIMQVPISSSCPDHVLSTFWMCLFATIQSAMFALLKEPDLQAWILPSPLQISCSLYAGIGIAVSFFIQSWCISERGPLYCAMFNPLATVITALVAATFLEEKLYVGSLVGAIGVTVGLYIVLWGKAKDFDGTKQELPQSNMVDDERSNRTDLEEPLLAEKSEYVAEIKMEG
- the LOC127138494 gene encoding WAT1-related protein At4g28040 isoform X1 produces the protein MGVLDGYLPVMVMIGLQFHYALLAMFTRAALLDGLTPTVFVVYRQGIATFSLAPIIFSSIKRRQSLKTSLGWKSFSLMFMTSLIGVTANQNAYFSGLFYASSTAATAMSNLIPALTFVFAAILGYEKINLRSLRNVAKILGTVCCVSGALTMAFLKGHKLLHMEFFLPDSKHVTASEDDNWILGCLLLLASSVFWSCWMIMQVPISSSCPDHVLSTFWMCLFATIQSAMFALLKEPDLQAWILPSPLQISCSLYAGIGIAVSFFIQSWCISERGPLYCAMFNPLATVITALVAATFLEEKLYVGSLVGAIGVTVGLYIVLWGKAKDFDGTKQELPQSNMVDDERSNRTDLEEPLLAEKSEYVAEIKMEG